The window TGTGAGAGTACTGAGCATTATCTTAGTCAATGCAGTGCAGTCACCAAACTCTCCAAAGATCAGCTTAGAGAGTGGATACGGGTTAACAAGCGGTGTTGGCGTTGTGCACGAACTCACCAAGCCGCTCAGTGCACATTGAAGAAACCTTGCAACATCTGTCAGGGAAAACACTTACTGGCTCTTCATGAGATAAATACAAGAGCAGAGATGGGCAATAAAGATGTAGCTGTTAAAGAAGAGAGCTGCTTAACCAGCTCTGCGGCTGACTCGCTCTATCTGGACAGACCTGGAGCCGGGAATCGAGTCATGTTAAAGGTCGTCCCTGTGCTTGTACATTATGAGGACCGAACCCTTAATACCTTTGCGATCCTTGATGATGGGTCAGAGAGGACCATGTTGTTGCCAGCAGCAGCTAAGTTTCTTGGCATAAAGGGCACTCCTGAAGCGCTTCCTTTGCGTACAGTCCGACAGGACATCCAGATCCTCCATGGCCACACGGTGTCTTTCCATGTCTCACCAGCCGCAAACCCTCACACCAGCTATAAGATCAATGGTGCCTTCACGGCTGGCCGCCTCAGCCTAGCACAGCACACTTACCCCATTGACCGTCTGAAGAGGAAATACAAATACCTAAGTGGCATTCCCCTACCTGCCTTAAGAGATGCTCAACCTACACTCCTTGTAGGCTCTGACAACCCTCAGCTGATAACACCTGTCGAACCAGTCAGGCTTGGTCCACCAGGTGGCCCAGCCGCAGTCTGTACCAGGCTCGGGTGGACTCTTCAAGGCCCTACCCCATTCAGGGGGCGGCCAATCCAACCTGCACAGTGTCTGTTTACGTCATCTGCGCCACCAATGGATGAGCTTTACAAGCATGTTGAGAGGCTCTGGCAAGTAGACACTGTACCTTACCGACATGAAAGAGAGGTGACGCGGTCGAAGCTGGATCAGCAGGCTGTAGCATTGCTTGAAGCCAAGACGGTCCGTACTAATGTAGATGGAATTCTTAGGTACGCCACACCATTGCTGCGCCATCCAAGCATGCCACCTTTGCACTCGCCAAAGGAGTCAGTTATGCCCATGTTACGTAGTACTGAGAGGCGACTCTTAAAGGACCCTAAATTAGCAGATGCGTACAAGATGGAAATGCAGAAGCTCATAGAAACGGGTGCTGTGAGGGAAGTCACTGAGGAGACCTCTACCAAAGAAGGATGGTACATCTCACATCATCTCGTCAGCCACAACGGAAAGAACCGCCTGGTCTTTAACTGTTCTCACCAGTACCTCGGGCAGACCCTGAACCAGTACCTGCTACCTGGCCCTACCCTTGGTGCCCCCTTGCTGGGAGTCTTATTGAGATTTCGTGAACGTCCCATAGCTGTTAGTGGAGACATCAAGGGGATGTTTCATCAAGTCCGCCTCATCCCTGAAGATCGCCACCTTCTAAGGTTCCTGTGGCGGGACCTGAAGGTAGAAGAAACCCCAAGAACATTTGAGTGGCAAGTTTTGCCTTTCGGCACAACCTGTAGCCCGTGCTGTGCGATATACGCCCTGCAGCGCCATGTTGTTGACCACTGCCAGCCGGACGATGACCTGAGATTCTCGGTTGAGAACTGCTTTTACGTAGATAACTGCCTGCAGAGCGTGAGTACACAGAGTGAAGCTAAACTGCTGGTGGATCGCCTCAGGGATCTTCTGATTTCTGCAGGATTTGAGTTGCGTCAATGGGCTTGCAACAATCCAGATGTCCTGAGTCATTTGCCTCAAGAGGCCAGATCTGAAAGCCTGGACCTGTGGCTGGCGCAGGATAAGTCCAATCCTCTGGAGTCAACACTCGGTCTCAGCTGGAATTGGGCAACCGACTCCTTGGGTTACAAACATAGGCCTGTGTCCTACGAGGTACCAACTCTGAGGAACATTTACAGAGTTCTAGCTACTCAATACGATCCCTTGGGATACATGTTACCTTTCTCTACCCGAGCGAAGCTCATCATCAGGCAGCTGTGGGATAAGAAGCGAGGCTGGGATGACTCTAACTTACCCGCCGAACTCCTGCAAGCCTGGTCCAGCTGGGAGGCTGAACTGGAGTCCTTACCTTTCCTCACATTTCCACGTGCATATGTTCCGGTGGACGCCAACCTTGAGGGTGCTACCCGTGAGGTGCACATCTTCGCAGATGCGTCTGAGCAGGCTTATGGAGCTGTAGCCTACATGAGAACTGAGGACAGGGAAGGCCAGATCCACCTGTCGTTCATCCTTGCTCGTTCACGAGTAGCTCCAAGACGCCTGCATTCTATCCCACGCCTGGAGCTTTGTGGAGCTCTGGTTGCAGCACAGCTGGCTCATGTCCTTGAGAGGGAACTAAGCTTGACAGTGGCTCGAACTGTGTTGTGGTCAGACTCCACTACAGTCCTAACCTGGCTACACTCCCAGTCTTGCCGATACAAGGTCTTCGTAGGTGCCAGAATAGCTGAGATACAGGAGTTAACAGAAAAGTGCACTTGGCGCTATGTGGACTCAGCGAATAATCCTGCTGATGATCTGACAAGAGGGAAGACCCTGGAGGCCCTAATAGATCCCAACCGATGGTCTCAAGGACCTCCCTTCCTTCTTCAGAACCCAGCCACCTGGCCAGAAAGACCCAGCACTGAGCCATTTGAGGACAATGTGGAACTCCGGAAGACCACCTTCTGTGGAGTAACGATTACCTCACCAATATCAATCAGCAGGGATGACAAGGTGTACCAAACCTGGCAGGAGCTTATAGATGCCACTGCTCTAGAAATCCTAGGACCAAACCCTTCAAGTTCAACACCTAATGCTGAAGAGTACCAACAGGCAGAGAGGATTGTTCTCCAGCGAGCCCAACGACAGTCATTTCCAGAGGACTACAAACTCCTTGCAGCTGGGAAACCTGTCTCACCTGGGAGTCGATTACTCACCTTGGCTCCGGAGTTAGATAGATCCACGGACCTCATACGAGTAGGAGGTCGGTTACGACGTTTGGAAGGTCAAGATGACTTGACATTGCACCCTGTAGTTCTGGATGCCTCACACCCAGTTACACGCTTACTTATCCAAAGGTTTGATAGCGACCTGCTCCATCCTGGTCCGGAGCGGGTCTTTGCAGAGATGCGGCGGTCGTTCTGGATAATCCATGGAAGGGAGGCGATTCGCAGACATCAGCGTTCTTGTGCCGAATGTCAGCGCTGGAGAGCTCAGCCTTCCATTCCCCGAATGGCGGACCTTCCCATTGCTCGTCTCCGATTACACAAACCCGCCTTCCATTCCACTGGCGTGGATTGTTTTGGACCCATGTTTGTCAAGATGGGCAGACGCCAGGAGAAACGCTGGGGAATAATATTTAAGTGTTTAACAACCAGGGCGGTACACTTGGATCTCCTCAGAAATATGGATGCGGATGCTTACTTGATGGCCCTAAGACGGTTCATCGCCAGAAGGGGGACACCTGTAGAGTTGTGGTCAGACCAGGGGACCAACTTCAGAGGAGGAGAACGGGAACTTAGAGAGGCTTTTGCCAGTATGGAGCCAACCTTGCGGAAACGACTCGCGTGTCAGAAGATTAAGTTTCAGTTTAACCCCCCAGCAGCTCCACACTTTGGAGGAGTGTGGGAGAGAGAGGTACGCTCCGTCAAGTCTGCACTTTACACCTGTGTGGGGGCACAACCTGTTCATGAAGATGTCCTTCTCACCGTTCTCCTGGAAGTTGAGGCAATCCTCAACTCTAAACCATTGGGTTATGTATCTGCCGACATTGCGGATATCGACCCTGTGACGCCAAATAGTCTGCTTATGGGGCGGCCTGATGGATTTCTACCCCAAGTGGTCTATCCTGAGAGGGAGCTCCTGAGTCGCAGACGCTGGAGGAATTCACAGGTTCTTGCTGACCAATTCTGGTCCAGATTCATCAGAGAATATCTCCCTGGGCTGCAGACCAGACAGAAATGGCACTCCGCTTCTCCTGAACTACTGGATAAGGCTGTTGTCATGCTGGTGGACCCACAGCTACCTCGAGCCCTGTGGCCCATTGGACATGTAACCAAGGTCCACCGCAGCGACGATGGATGCATTAGATCCGCTGATGTGGACATCAGAGGACATGTGTACACACGACCGGTAGCTCGGTTGGTGATGTTGCCAGCTCTCCCGTCGGGGGAGGATGATGCCTCGGTGAGCCCCCCTCAGCCGGACTGATGAGCCTTTAATGGAAGCAAATGTGCTTGCACATTTGGGGGCGGCTGTATAAAAGGCTCTGACGTTTCTGGGTGCCTGCCGCTTTAAGACTCTTCTTCGGTGATTACGGGGAGGAAGTGTGTAGTTAGTGTGGTTATAGTGAGTTCGGGAAAGTGTTCAAGTTCAGCAGCATAGTTCAGCCTACATACATGTGTTGTGTAGTTTTCTTTATCTGTTCTGAACGATCCAGCTTCCAATATTTATGTGTTGAGTTCATGACAAAAAGTAAGTGGTCACTTCATTGTGTTCGTGTTTCTACACTGTAGAATTACAATGCATTACCATGCCCAGCGTGATGAGTGAGATGTATAGCGATAGAACAATGTTTATGCTGTAAAATACTGTAGGAAATACTAATTTACCTGATGTGAGCTTTCTGATGTTTAAATTACGTTGTAACGTTTATAACATTGAATTAAGAAGAGTTAATATCGTGCTCAGGAGACCACTTGCAGACGCTGTTGTGCAGTAGCCTTTCTGGCCAGAGGATGTCGCCATTTCTCCTTTCTGTAAATCCCTTTTTAATATAGTTTAGGTAAACTGGTCAGTGATCTAGGAGGTGAAGCTATTATGTGAAGGAAATAATATCCTCATTATGTAATAGTAGATTATGTTTAAAGGGACATAGCAATGCTTATTGATATCTTTATGTTTGATGaatcttatttgtattatttgggtggatttattatttatgttgcatAGTAATCAGTACCTAATggtgatttatttgtttcttattcAGACTATAATGACAATACAGGATATTGGAATGTTCTGATGAAAACTGCTGGATCTCAATACAGTTAATTGAAGAAATTACATCTCCTCGTCTTCATTCCTGTGTCCTGATCGATACACCATCCTGTTTACTGGCTAAAACCCTTGACGAACTAGCCCTGCTAGAATACCTCATTAACATAATAGATATTTCAGTCATTTGTCAGGCCTTGCAGGGTTAAAAGGAAAATTGTGAATAAATGACAAAGCTCTAGCTTTGAGTGTTACCACTTGAAAGATGAACCCTTTTACAGAGAATACGAATGACATGGGGAAGGCCACTTTAAAATGTACACACACCCATGTCTTAGTGGTTTCCATGGCAATGGAATATTTTCCATGTTAATGTTGGAAGAAAGATTAGCGAAGGCATCTACACTCATTATGTTACCCAGCGCCTGCATTTTACTAAATCAGTTAAAAGGGGTAAAAGTTTGTCCTCATCTTGATACCTGGGGACATGGACATATCGACATATTCAAACAGATATGCACCACAGTGtgtatcatataatatataaaccatATATCAATAATGCAGGGTTGTCCACTAGAGATCGTGCAATTGTGCACCCTGTAAATGGACACTCTAGACTCAAAGATGGGACATAAAAAATTAATGTGCATTCAACAGAAAATGCGAAAATAAAGAAACTGCTTTCACATGAAAAGGAAATAtgctttattgtattattttttataattactgtTATAAATACTGTTGTGGTGGTGAAGTGCTTTTCAATCACTGTATGAAACTTTCTTTTAAGgcatttaaaatgtgattcaGTTCTGGAAAACAACTCAAAGCCATTAATCAAACATTCATCTCAAACAATACTGTGAGTACTACAGTTTGTGTGTCAATGCATTTGTGTGAGGTcaagaaaggaggagaaagaaatGTCTTAGAAAATTTGTCCTTGAATCAAGGTCTCCAATGATCATCCTGCCCTTGAAACCCTGTAAACCTACTTTTTTGAATGTGTGCcttgaaaaaatataaaagtgaaCACAACATAAGCTATATAAGTATAGTTATACAACGATTTGGCTTAAAAGATGATGATTGAATGGCACTGATAGCTGTCATATAttgctattattttttaaatgataaattttttaaagaaacatgatCATTGGTTTATAGCTTTGAGGGTGTTTCTCATGTGACACACATGGGGAATTTACTAAGAAGGAACTGATTTGTTTATCTGCATCTAAAGGtattatgcaaatcaggtaatGGCTGATTTTATGGCTGATTATAATGCTCTACTCCAATGAATCATCATTTGATAATTTGTTGCAAGCATGATCAACAGAAAATGTAAGCAAATatcagttttttaaaaaaaaatgtttacagcctGCTTTCCACGGGCGATAATAATGCAACATTTATTGTATTATAGGCACACAGcactcattttttttaatgcacatattaGAAGCCTACTTTGCATATAAAGGCATATTTTGTGctgaaaataatgaatttaaataaaaaatgctattttgtGCCTGCTTAAACTGGGTTGCAGGTGGTTTGAGAAAAAGATTAATATGTTTGCGCTGAAACACCATACACTAATGCAAACTCTTCAGTGAATTTTCTGCGGAACGCTAATGAGGATATGTGTTTGTGATATGTCAAGGCTCGGTCAACCAGTTTGTCCAAAAGTCACAGGATCACTAAGCAGATATTTTAGAAATCCCCATATCTGCAAAAGAAAGACACGGGAAAGAGAAGAATATTATGGGAAAAGGcagggagagacacagagagaaccAGATACATCAGTTAACGTCAGTAAACTTTAGAGAAGAGAAGTAGAGAAACAAGATTTGACTCACGCTTCTTCTGCCACGGGGGTGTTGTAGCTCTGAAAGAGAGGTTGAACGAAGAGTCCGAGTGTGCCGACAACACACACCAAGATAAAAATCCAGAGGAAGAGCCGGTCGATCACCATGGCTACATACTTCCAGTCCTCAATGATCTGCATGGTACATGCAAGCAATTAACATTCATTACTACAACATATATAAACAATCATGGGGGATAAGCAAAGTTTTTTCATGCCTGCATGGTATTTTCACTAATAACATTTAGAGTTGCATTTTTACTCTATATTTCAGACTTAGTTTCTCAGGTCCAGGCATGGGAATTGTAAAGAATTAACCAACTTCTTAACGGTttcattaatgattattttaatatttaaaataaataaataattttaatgaccTAATTTTTAAGAGACAGCATAAATTCAATTTAATAATTTGCAATAATAAACAAACCTTTTATTCATtactattcattcatttttatataattgtactgataaaacatacacacacacaaaatttgcACTGCACTGAATTAATGAATTGAATCTTATAGTTATTTGCAAGCTCTATgtgtttgattcacaaaaaaaggGAAATCAGGCTATACTGGTAGTCCTGTATGTTTATTCATTCACTAAGAAGAATctgctcataagagtcattcattcaagAATCTGACTACACAGGTTGcgctcatgttttttttaattcactaaaaagaaccagttccTAAGAGTCATTCGATCAAGAATCAGACAACACTTTTTGTTCTGTATGTTTTTGACTCACCAAAAAGACTGGTTCTTTAGAGTGATTCACTTTGAAATATCAAACTGATTAAACTCATCTACTAAAACTCAACTTATCAATTCATTTAAtatgtcaatcaatcaataaaacacaaaaatacttctcaccccttcatcatcatcctcaatCTTCATATGTTCAGCAATGAACCTCACACCCTCTATAGCCTCATCCACATCTTGGTCATGCCTGACTTTCACTCTCTGCCTGAACTCTGAACCCTCAGGAAGGTCACCGACCCTCCAGGCCCCACAAACATGCCCAGGGTCATCACTTAAGAAGAATGATTCTCCGTCCAACCTTATGCCCTTAGCAtcagatgagaatgatttctgcTGATGCTTTCGTCGAAACCTTTCCCGTACATTAGACCTTCCGGGCCGTCGCATCAGAAGGAAAATTGGAAGCTTATGCAGGAACACATGCTTGACCCACTCGGGCATGCGGTGTGTCGATGGAGAACGGTGGTGAACattgagcacacacacacttgtcacaATAGAAAATGTGACCAGCACCATTGTAAACATCAGATACTTCCCTATTAACGGAACAGCCAAGGATGTCGGTGGGACAATCTTTGATATCAGGAGCAGAAACACAGTTAGAGCCAGAAGAACCGATATACAGAGTGTCATCTTCTCTCCACAATCTGAAGGAAGGTAGAAAACCAGAATTGCAAGAGAAGTGATGAGGACACATGGAATGATGAGGTTAATCGTGTAGAAGAGAGGTTTGCGCCTGATCACAAAGTCGTACGTGACATCCAGGTACGTGAGGTCATTGGGGTCTTCGTTTTTTCTCCCAGGGAGCGACACAATATCCCATTCACCACTCGGTGTGTAATCATCACGACTGGCAAAATCGGATGTCAAGACAAGATCGAGTTCTGTGCGATCGTAGGTCCAAGATCGAAATTTAAGCGTGCAGTTCTGTTGATCAAAGGGGAAGTTACGGACTTCAATAGCACAGGCGCTCTTGTAAATGGCAGGAGGAAGCCAGAAAATATCACCAGTGTTGGAGACAACTGCATTGCAGTAAAATGATACTTCATACACACCATCTGCACTGTAAGACAAGAAAATATACATTATAGATATCAGTGAAATGTATTCTGTGTATTCCTTAAGAGTATAAAGTGAGTTACAATAGCAACATGCAtacatgattttattatttataaataccttttttatgtaaataaataaataaatgttttccgcatttcttatttaaaagaatatttaaTTTCGAAATAAATTAATATCTTAATTAGTATTGAACTTTTGTACtattttaaagctatttttataACAGTAAAGTTGCAtgtagaaaaaaatctgaatgtatgtatgtatgtatatatactgtttgattatctacatgcaaaataaataccatggaaaaggtctttattttttgtaatttaattaaaa is drawn from Carassius gibelio isolate Cgi1373 ecotype wild population from Czech Republic chromosome B1, carGib1.2-hapl.c, whole genome shotgun sequence and contains these coding sequences:
- the LOC127949369 gene encoding uncharacterized protein LOC127949369; the protein is MESDEEMYPDVRPKRQIRRPVRLQDFEVDYMGYSHRDQHQWGLSSPALDRRAFPFQTAYPHSSGFSGNAAHPEFPQLAPDHSQRRDLDGLSQPARTPSSHQSPYLDSRFSEEIRAIREENTKLLQTQQAFQTGIKELNEARREMKELLEVARSLRADLAQVNSPTSNYSNPTSPQADAVASRSFAVAAHSKEMEQEDWPDPPPWPEPEENVSRGMCNLRVDEQELDNRHHNLAPEARVCRPCKPPLPPQYPAPTTDKGISPYLSTRPSPLLTHPAPAQAPVMQSAPARTYHPLAATGAVHGMPPPNQLMQPPGNEQVYRGPQPTIPKFIHPDPSEFARLRIALENLLPSNATELFKYQILVDHLKLEEAKLIADAYLNSPNPYSDTMSALHDKFGHPHQLALKKIASVLETPEVRRGDTMAFQKFSLQIQSLVGLLRTLGPEGEIELNCGSHVARLLSKLPPEQRADFRRHQFKQLGATHTLHDLAEWLRYESWCQGFDSQATGRSIKERQNLKTDGRPGRQTVTVLHGAGESRETASLYQKESSTSRGVKSKAYCAYCESTEHYLSQCSAVTKLSKDQLREWIRVNKRCWRCARTHQAAQCTLKKPCNICQGKHLLALHEINTRAEMGNKDVAVKEESCLTSSAADSLYLDRPGAGNRVMLKVVPVLVHYEDRTLNTFAILDDGSERTMLLPAAAKFLGIKGTPEALPLRTVRQDIQILHGHTVSFHVSPAANPHTSYKINGAFTAGRLSLAQHTYPIDRLKRKYKYLSGIPLPALRDAQPTLLVGSDNPQLITPVEPVRLGPPGGPAAVCTRLGWTLQGPTPFRGRPIQPAQCLFTSSAPPMDELYKHVERLWQVDTVPYRHEREVTRSKLDQQAVALLEAKTVRTNVDGILRYATPLLRHPSMPPLHSPKESVMPMLRSTERRLLKDPKLADAYKMEMQKLIETGAVREVTEETSTKEGWYISHHLVSHNGKNRLVFNCSHQYLGQTLNQYLLPGPTLGAPLLGVLLRFRERPIAVSGDIKGMFHQVRLIPEDRHLLRFLWRDLKVEETPRTFEWQVLPFGTTCSPCCAIYALQRHVVDHCQPDDDLRFSVENCFYVDNCLQSVSTQSEAKLLVDRLRDLLISAGFELRQWACNNPDVLSHLPQEARSESLDLWLAQDKSNPLESTLGLSWNWATDSLGYKHRPVSYEVPTLRNIYRVLATQYDPLGYMLPFSTRAKLIIRQLWDKKRGWDDSNLPAELLQAWSSWEAELESLPFLTFPRAYVPVDANLEGATREVHIFADASEQAYGAVAYMRTEDREGQIHLSFILARSRVAPRRLHSIPRLELCGALVAAQLAHVLERELSLTVARTVLWSDSTTVLTWLHSQSCRYKVFVGARIAEIQELTEKCTWRYVDSANNPADDLTRGKTLEALIDPNRWSQGPPFLLQNPATWPERPSTEPFEDNVELRKTTFCGVTITSPISISRDDKVYQTWQELIDATALEILGPNPSSSTPNAEEYQQAERIVLQRAQRQSFPEDYKLLAAGKPVSPGSRLLTLAPELDRSTDLIRVGGRLRRLEGQDDLTLHPVVLDASHPVTRLLIQRFDSDLLHPGPERVFAEMRRSFWIIHGREAIRRHQRSCAECQRWRAQPSIPRMADLPIARLRLHKPAFHSTGVDCFGPMFVKMGRRQEKRWGIIFKCLTTRAVHLDLLRNMDADAYLMALRRFIARRGTPVELWSDQGTNFRGGERELREAFASMEPTLRKRLACQKIKFQFNPPAAPHFGGVWEREVRSVKSALYTCVGAQPVHEDVLLTVLLEVEAILNSKPLGYVSADIADIDPVTPNSLLMGRPDGFLPQVVYPERELLSRRRWRNSQVLADQFWSRFIREYLPGLQTRQKWHSASPELLDKAVVMLVDPQLPRALWPIGHVTKVHRSDDGCIRSADVDIRGHVYTRPVARLVMLPALPSGEDDASVSPPQPD
- the LOC127949370 gene encoding neuronal acetylcholine receptor subunit beta-2-like, translating into MVSVMASMWLLCLCLLWLCVARTLAADAEERLVDFLLGPERYNKLIRPAVNKSQQVTIGIKVSLAQLISVNEREQIMTTNVWLTQEWNDYRLVWDPNEYEGIKKLRIPSRHIWLPDIVLYNNADGVYEVSFYCNAVVSNTGDIFWLPPAIYKSACAIEVRNFPFDQQNCTLKFRSWTYDRTELDLVLTSDFASRDDYTPSGEWDIVSLPGRKNEDPNDLTYLDVTYDFVIRRKPLFYTINLIIPCVLITSLAILVFYLPSDCGEKMTLCISVLLALTVFLLLISKIVPPTSLAVPLIGKYLMFTMVLVTFSIVTSVCVLNVHHRSPSTHRMPEWVKHVFLHKLPIFLLMRRPGRSNVRERFRRKHQQKSFSSDAKGIRLDGESFFLSDDPGHVCGAWRVGDLPEGSEFRQRVKVRHDQDVDEAIEGVRFIAEHMKIEDDDEGIIEDWKYVAMVIDRLFLWIFILVCVVGTLGLFVQPLFQSYNTPVAEEAYGDF